From the Rhodanobacter soli genome, one window contains:
- the glnE gene encoding bifunctional [glutamate--ammonia ligase]-adenylyl-L-tyrosine phosphorylase/[glutamate--ammonia-ligase] adenylyltransferase, with protein MTHPESAALRALIDDRYGDLAARCRAAGVPLHDDAGVAERIRRTLLASDFAFDVWCRQPQLLAPAGLERLRSGSDASARIDALRLPDDEAACMVALRRFRHAEALRLVFRDVNGLDELPETLSATSVLYEALLGVALDWSERALAARYGHSRDHDGALQRLLVIGFGKLGGSELNFSSDIDLVLAYPNAGQTDGARPLDNSEYFIRLGRQLVRLLNEPTMDGICARVDLRLRPFGNAGRLALSFAAMEQYYQSEGRDWERYAWIKARPVAGDRAAGKQLQELLRPFVYRKYLDYTAFAGLREMKALIDAEVARKDLADNLKLGPGGIREIEFIVQLTQLIRGGREPSLRVRGLLSALTACEARGHINAARARVLREAYALLRRVENRVQMLRDAQTHDIPADALSRERIALSLDYPDWDSLHAALAKQRAIVSEEFAAVLMPQGGRAARVPAADMVLWQRACDESLDAATLEASGFAPGDELADALLKLPQATAVRAMSARSRERLDHLMPQLFDAARATAAPVASLLRLCRLMQAVARRSSYLALLEEQPSARRRLVRLFADSAFLAERVIAQPLLLDDVLDPRIDQLPFKRADITAEIARVLGTLEEREAEAELDRINEFKASTAFRLGLAFNDGRADAVATARRLAALAESVIGAVLALAERELVAQHGRLPGEGSGFSVLGYGSLGGEELGFASDLDLVFVYDSRRAQVMSDGARPIEGSRWYQRLAQRVMNWLTVLTRGGRLYEVDTRLRPDGSKGLLVSSLDAFVAYQQSRAWTWEHQALLRARPVAGDAALNAELAGVRRDILAVPRERATVLAEVGSMRARWRAERDRSDERQLDLKQGHGGLLDIEFALQGLVLAHAAEQPGLLGVTANAGLIEACRVAGLLDSDQSAILTVAHADLLQRALACTLDLRSRIAPRDAELEQLCGSVREVTDALGFAFD; from the coding sequence ATGACCCACCCGGAATCCGCCGCGCTGCGAGCGCTGATCGACGACCGCTATGGCGATCTGGCCGCCCGTTGCCGCGCCGCCGGCGTGCCCCTGCACGACGACGCCGGCGTAGCCGAGCGGATCCGCCGCACCCTGCTGGCCAGCGACTTCGCCTTCGACGTGTGGTGCCGCCAGCCGCAACTGCTGGCGCCGGCCGGGCTGGAGCGGCTGCGCTCGGGCAGCGACGCCAGCGCTCGCATCGATGCATTGAGGTTGCCGGACGACGAAGCCGCCTGCATGGTCGCGCTGCGCCGCTTCCGCCACGCCGAAGCGCTGCGGCTGGTGTTTCGCGACGTCAACGGGCTGGACGAGCTGCCGGAAACCCTGTCCGCCACCAGCGTGCTGTACGAGGCGTTGCTCGGCGTGGCGCTGGACTGGTCCGAGCGCGCGCTGGCCGCGCGCTACGGCCACAGCCGCGACCACGACGGCGCACTGCAGCGGCTGCTGGTGATCGGCTTCGGCAAGCTCGGCGGCAGCGAGCTGAACTTCTCCTCCGACATCGACCTGGTGCTGGCGTACCCGAACGCCGGCCAGACCGACGGCGCGCGCCCGCTCGACAACAGCGAATACTTCATCCGGCTCGGCCGCCAGCTGGTGCGCCTGCTGAACGAGCCGACCATGGACGGCATCTGCGCACGGGTCGACCTGCGCTTGCGTCCGTTCGGCAACGCCGGCCGGCTGGCGCTGTCGTTCGCCGCGATGGAGCAGTACTACCAGAGCGAGGGCCGCGACTGGGAACGCTACGCGTGGATCAAGGCGCGCCCGGTCGCCGGCGACCGGGCTGCCGGCAAGCAGCTGCAGGAACTGCTGCGCCCGTTCGTCTATCGCAAGTACCTCGACTACACCGCGTTCGCGGGGCTGCGCGAGATGAAGGCGCTGATCGACGCGGAAGTGGCGCGCAAGGATCTCGCCGACAACCTCAAGCTCGGCCCTGGCGGCATCCGCGAGATCGAATTCATCGTGCAGCTGACCCAGCTGATCCGCGGCGGCCGCGAACCGTCCCTGCGCGTGCGCGGCCTGCTGAGCGCGCTGACCGCATGCGAGGCGCGCGGCCATATCAACGCGGCGCGCGCGCGCGTGTTGCGCGAGGCGTATGCGCTGTTGCGCCGGGTCGAGAACCGCGTGCAGATGCTGCGCGACGCGCAGACCCACGACATCCCCGCCGACGCGCTGAGCCGCGAGCGCATCGCGTTGAGCCTGGACTATCCCGACTGGGACAGCCTGCATGCGGCGCTGGCGAAACAGCGCGCCATCGTTAGCGAGGAATTCGCCGCCGTGCTGATGCCGCAGGGCGGCCGTGCCGCCCGCGTGCCGGCTGCCGACATGGTGCTGTGGCAGCGTGCCTGCGACGAATCGCTGGACGCCGCCACGCTGGAAGCCTCCGGCTTCGCGCCCGGCGACGAGCTGGCGGATGCCCTGCTGAAACTGCCGCAGGCCACGGCGGTGCGCGCGATGTCGGCGCGCTCGCGCGAGCGGCTCGATCACCTGATGCCACAGCTGTTCGACGCCGCCCGCGCCACCGCCGCGCCGGTGGCCAGCCTATTGCGGCTGTGCCGGCTGATGCAGGCGGTGGCGCGGCGCTCGTCCTACCTGGCCCTGCTGGAAGAGCAGCCGTCGGCGCGCCGGCGACTGGTGCGGCTGTTTGCCGACAGTGCATTCCTGGCCGAGCGCGTCATCGCGCAGCCGCTGCTGCTGGACGACGTGCTCGACCCGCGCATCGACCAATTGCCGTTCAAGCGCGCCGACATCACCGCCGAGATCGCGCGCGTGCTGGGCACGCTGGAAGAGCGCGAGGCCGAGGCGGAGCTCGATCGGATCAACGAGTTCAAAGCCTCCACCGCGTTCCGGCTCGGCCTGGCGTTCAATGACGGCCGCGCCGACGCGGTCGCCACCGCGCGCCGGCTCGCCGCACTGGCCGAGTCGGTGATCGGCGCGGTGCTGGCGCTGGCTGAGCGCGAGCTGGTCGCCCAGCACGGCCGCCTGCCCGGCGAAGGTTCGGGTTTTTCCGTGCTGGGCTACGGCAGTCTCGGCGGCGAGGAGCTCGGCTTCGCCTCCGATCTCGACCTCGTCTTCGTCTACGACAGTCGCCGTGCGCAGGTGATGAGCGACGGCGCCCGGCCGATCGAGGGTTCGCGCTGGTACCAGCGGCTGGCCCAGCGGGTGATGAACTGGCTTACCGTGCTGACCCGCGGCGGCCGCCTGTACGAAGTCGACACGCGCCTGCGCCCGGACGGCTCCAAGGGCCTGCTGGTCAGCAGCCTTGACGCGTTCGTGGCGTACCAGCAGAGCCGCGCGTGGACGTGGGAGCATCAGGCGCTGCTGCGCGCGCGGCCGGTCGCCGGCGACGCGGCACTCAACGCCGAGTTGGCCGGGGTGCGTCGCGACATCCTGGCGGTGCCGCGCGAGCGCGCCACGGTGCTGGCCGAGGTCGGCAGCATGCGTGCGCGCTGGCGAGCCGAGCGCGACCGCTCCGACGAGCGCCAGCTCGACCTGAAGCAGGGTCACGGCGGCCTGCTCGACATCGAGTTCGCACTGCAGGGACTGGTGCTGGCGCATGCGGCCGAGCAACCGGGCCTGCTCGGCGTTACCGCGAACGCCGGGCTGATCGAAGCGTGCCGCGTCGCCGGCCTGCTCGACAGCGACCAGTCCGCGATCCTTACCGTGGCCCATGCCGACCTGCTGCAACGCGCGCTCGCCTGCACGCTCGACCTGCGCTCGCGTATCGCCCCGCGCGATGCGGAGCTGGAGCAGCTGTGCGGCAGCGTGCGCGAGGTCACCGACGCGCTGGGCTTTGCGTTCGACTGA
- the cutA gene encoding divalent-cation tolerance protein CutA: protein MTSTDPATVLLCYCSCPDAASAQAIAEALVGERLAACVNRLPAVHSTYRWQGVVTCDSEELLLIKTTAARFDALKIRLLELHPYELPELVAVPVQRGHEAYLDWVRQGGG from the coding sequence ATGACTTCGACCGACCCTGCCACCGTCCTGCTCTGCTATTGCAGTTGTCCGGACGCCGCCAGCGCCCAGGCCATCGCCGAAGCGCTGGTCGGCGAGCGGCTGGCCGCCTGCGTCAACCGCCTGCCCGCCGTCCATTCCACCTACCGTTGGCAGGGCGTCGTGACCTGCGACAGCGAGGAGCTGCTGCTGATCAAGACCACCGCCGCCCGCTTCGACGCGCTGAAAATCCGCCTGCTCGAATTGCATCCGTACGAGCTGCCCGAACTGGTTGCGGTGCCGGTGCAGCGCGGCCACGAAGCCTACCTGGACTGGGTGCGCCAGGGCGGCGGCTGA
- the groL gene encoding chaperonin GroEL (60 kDa chaperone family; promotes refolding of misfolded polypeptides especially under stressful conditions; forms two stacked rings of heptamers to form a barrel-shaped 14mer; ends can be capped by GroES; misfolded proteins enter the barrel where they are refolded when GroES binds), whose amino-acid sequence MAAKEVRFGEDARARMLKGVNTLANAVKVTLGPKGRNVVLEKSFGAPTITKDGVSVAKEIELADRYENLGAQIVKEAASKTSDVAGDGTTTATVLAQAFIQEGLKAVAAGINPMDLKRGIDKAVAAAVGELKKMSNPTANDKEIAQVGTISANSDANIGDIIATAMKKVGKEGVITVEEGSGLENELDVVEGMQFDRGYLSPYFINNQQSQQVELDDPYILIHDKKVSNVRELLPVLEAVAKAGKPLLIVAEEVEGEALATLVVNTIRGIVKVAAVKAPGFGDRRKAILEDIAILTNGQVVSEEVGLSLEKTTIADLGRAKRIVITKENTTIIDGAGEAEKIQSRIAQVKAQIEETSSDYDKEKLQERVAKLAGGVAVIKVGAGTEIEMKEKKARVEDALHATRAAVEEGVVPGGGVALIRALKAVEGLKGDNTDQDLGIAITRRALEAPLRAIVSNAGEEPSVILNKVKEGKGNFGYNAATGEFGDMVAMGILDPTKVTRTALQHASSVAGLAITTEAIIAELPKKDEGHSHGGGGMGGGMGGMGGMDF is encoded by the coding sequence ATGGCAGCTAAAGAAGTCCGATTCGGCGAAGACGCCCGCGCCCGCATGCTCAAGGGCGTGAACACCCTGGCCAATGCGGTCAAGGTCACCCTCGGCCCGAAGGGCCGCAACGTCGTGCTCGAGAAGAGCTTCGGCGCGCCCACGATCACCAAGGACGGCGTGTCCGTCGCGAAAGAGATCGAATTGGCCGATCGCTACGAGAATCTCGGCGCGCAGATCGTCAAGGAAGCCGCTTCCAAGACCTCCGACGTCGCCGGTGACGGCACCACCACCGCCACCGTGCTGGCGCAGGCGTTCATCCAGGAAGGCCTCAAGGCTGTGGCCGCCGGCATCAACCCGATGGACCTGAAGCGCGGCATCGACAAGGCCGTCGCCGCTGCCGTCGGCGAGCTGAAGAAGATGTCCAACCCGACCGCGAACGACAAGGAAATCGCGCAGGTCGGCACGATCTCGGCCAACTCCGACGCCAACATCGGCGACATCATCGCCACCGCGATGAAGAAAGTCGGCAAGGAAGGCGTGATCACGGTCGAGGAAGGTTCGGGTCTCGAGAATGAGCTCGACGTGGTCGAGGGCATGCAGTTCGACCGCGGCTACCTGTCGCCGTACTTCATCAACAACCAGCAGAGCCAGCAGGTCGAGCTGGATGACCCGTACATCCTGATCCACGACAAGAAAGTGTCGAACGTGCGCGAACTGCTGCCCGTGCTGGAAGCCGTCGCCAAGGCCGGCAAGCCGCTGCTGATCGTCGCCGAGGAAGTCGAGGGCGAGGCGCTGGCCACGCTGGTGGTCAACACCATCCGCGGCATCGTCAAGGTCGCCGCCGTCAAGGCGCCGGGCTTCGGTGACCGTCGCAAGGCGATCCTGGAAGACATCGCGATCCTCACCAACGGTCAGGTCGTGTCCGAGGAAGTGGGCCTGTCGCTGGAGAAGACCACGATCGCCGATCTGGGTCGCGCCAAGCGCATCGTCATCACCAAGGAAAACACCACGATCATCGACGGTGCCGGCGAAGCGGAGAAGATCCAGTCGCGCATCGCTCAGGTCAAGGCGCAGATCGAGGAGACCTCGTCGGACTACGACAAGGAGAAGCTGCAGGAGCGCGTGGCCAAGCTGGCCGGTGGCGTTGCGGTGATCAAGGTCGGTGCCGGCACCGAGATCGAGATGAAGGAAAAGAAGGCCCGTGTCGAAGACGCCCTGCACGCCACGCGCGCAGCCGTCGAAGAAGGAGTGGTCCCGGGCGGCGGCGTCGCGCTGATCCGCGCGCTGAAGGCGGTCGAAGGCCTGAAGGGCGACAACACCGATCAGGACCTCGGCATCGCGATCACCCGCCGTGCGCTGGAAGCGCCGCTGCGCGCGATCGTCTCCAACGCCGGTGAAGAGCCGTCCGTGATCCTCAACAAGGTCAAGGAAGGCAAGGGCAACTTCGGCTACAACGCCGCCACCGGCGAGTTCGGTGACATGGTGGCGATGGGCATCCTGGATCCGACCAAGGTGACCCGCACCGCGTTGCAGCACGCCTCGTCGGTCGCCGGTCTGGCGATCACCACCGAGGCGATCATTGCCGAACTGCCGAAGAAGGACGAAGGCCACAGCCATGGCGGCGGTGGCATGGGCGGCGGCATGGGTGGCATGGGCGGCATGGATTTCTAG
- a CDS encoding co-chaperone GroES, whose protein sequence is MSTLRPLHDRVIVKRLEEERVSAGGIVIPDSATEKPTRGKVVAAGTGLIMSDGKVRPMSLKAGDVVLFGKYAGQEIKIDGEELVFLKEDDIVAVIEG, encoded by the coding sequence ATGAGCACACTGCGTCCGTTGCATGACCGCGTCATCGTCAAGCGTCTCGAAGAAGAGCGCGTTTCCGCCGGCGGCATCGTCATCCCCGACAGCGCCACCGAGAAGCCGACCCGCGGCAAGGTCGTCGCCGCCGGCACCGGCCTGATCATGAGCGACGGCAAGGTGCGCCCGATGTCGCTGAAGGCCGGCGACGTGGTGCTGTTCGGCAAGTACGCCGGCCAGGAAATCAAGATCGACGGCGAAGAGCTGGTCTTCCTGAAGGAAGACGACATCGTGGCCGTGATCGAGGGGTAA
- a CDS encoding LTA synthase family protein produces MSPNSAHPPARWRAIVPRAALLLLLALAFVLLTGLVDGGVGVTPLRLFDQARYPLANAWPGLLLAGILLAISRRALLSFALAFLLQGLLYAVNLLKVANLGTPLLPDDFRIVGQLHKGGMHLLSGYLPHSPWPYLGLLAAMALIVAAWRLEPPLFPRRTRGARLLGGGVLALALASMLVGLPAWAKIYNGKTLWLEPWSAISTTTHSGLVSALMLFHLEYGKGEHKPDRAAAAKLIEQSTPALLQSMQAPAAGGELPDIVVVQSESFFDPTIMRGYEHSNFAPNLRRLAAHGTSGKLHVPTFGGGTIRTEFEVLTGLSLRYFDNLQFPYLQMSHKALPGLVRTLNRHGYTTLALHGNDPAFWNRTTAFKAIGFDRFVSQSSFPPTAPNDGKYMADSAMTDEIMTLLKNDGPPQFIFAISIEAHGPYDVEPAHVAERDAIPVPDGISGRDKLELQTYLYHLKHADAELGRLVKLLAQRQRPSVVLFYGDHLPALSNSYQITGFVDGGDMLSQAGVWLLVDPKRPGKRSKADTASWLLPGKLLAHIGIHDDPYFALTELVGPQLAALTEAPGAPPLAEGDDQQQLDKAMASIDQLRMSNKLDSLLPQPATPALTPAPGKIAHNDVPPAPLPASAAQ; encoded by the coding sequence ATGTCCCCGAATTCCGCCCATCCGCCCGCACGCTGGCGCGCCATCGTCCCGCGCGCCGCGCTGCTGCTGTTGCTGGCGCTGGCCTTCGTGCTGCTCACCGGCCTGGTGGACGGCGGCGTCGGGGTGACTCCGCTGCGCCTGTTCGACCAGGCGCGCTACCCGCTGGCCAATGCGTGGCCGGGCCTGCTGCTGGCCGGCATCCTGCTGGCGATCAGCCGGCGCGCATTGCTGTCGTTCGCGCTGGCGTTCCTGCTGCAGGGGTTGTTGTATGCGGTCAACCTGCTGAAGGTGGCGAACCTCGGCACGCCGCTGCTGCCGGACGATTTCCGTATCGTCGGCCAGCTGCACAAAGGCGGCATGCACCTGCTGTCCGGTTACCTGCCGCACAGTCCGTGGCCGTACCTGGGCCTGCTCGCCGCGATGGCGCTGATCGTCGCGGCATGGCGGCTGGAGCCGCCGTTGTTCCCGCGCCGCACGCGTGGCGCGCGCCTTCTCGGCGGCGGCGTGCTGGCGCTGGCGCTGGCCAGCATGCTGGTCGGCCTGCCCGCCTGGGCGAAGATCTACAACGGGAAGACACTGTGGCTGGAACCGTGGTCGGCGATCTCCACCACCACCCATTCCGGCCTGGTCAGTGCGCTGATGCTGTTCCACCTGGAATACGGCAAGGGCGAGCACAAGCCCGACCGCGCCGCGGCGGCGAAATTGATCGAGCAGTCCACGCCGGCCCTGCTGCAGTCGATGCAGGCGCCGGCTGCCGGCGGCGAACTGCCCGACATCGTGGTGGTGCAGAGCGAGTCGTTCTTCGACCCCACCATCATGCGCGGCTACGAGCACAGCAACTTCGCGCCGAACCTGCGCCGGCTCGCCGCACACGGCACCAGCGGCAAACTGCACGTGCCCACCTTCGGCGGCGGCACCATCCGCACCGAGTTCGAGGTGCTTACCGGGCTGTCCCTGCGCTACTTCGACAACCTGCAGTTCCCCTATCTGCAGATGAGCCACAAGGCGCTGCCGGGGCTGGTGCGCACGCTCAACCGGCACGGCTACACCACGCTGGCGCTGCACGGCAACGACCCGGCGTTCTGGAACCGCACCACCGCGTTCAAGGCGATCGGCTTCGACCGCTTCGTCTCGCAGTCGTCGTTCCCGCCCACGGCGCCGAACGACGGCAAGTACATGGCCGACAGCGCGATGACCGACGAGATCATGACGCTGCTGAAGAACGACGGCCCGCCGCAGTTCATCTTCGCGATCAGCATCGAGGCACACGGCCCGTACGACGTCGAGCCCGCCCACGTCGCCGAACGCGACGCGATCCCGGTGCCCGACGGCATTAGCGGCCGCGACAAGCTGGAACTGCAGACCTACCTCTACCACCTCAAGCATGCCGACGCCGAGCTCGGTCGGCTGGTGAAGCTGCTGGCGCAGCGCCAGCGGCCCAGCGTGGTGCTGTTCTACGGCGACCACCTGCCGGCGCTGAGCAACAGCTACCAGATCACCGGCTTCGTCGACGGCGGCGACATGCTGAGCCAGGCCGGCGTATGGCTGTTGGTCGATCCGAAGCGCCCGGGCAAGCGCAGCAAGGCCGACACCGCCTCCTGGCTGCTGCCCGGCAAACTGCTGGCGCACATCGGTATCCACGACGATCCGTACTTCGCCCTGACCGAACTGGTCGGCCCGCAACTGGCTGCGCTCACCGAGGCTCCCGGCGCCCCGCCGCTGGCCGAGGGCGACGACCAGCAGCAGCTCGACAAGGCCATGGCCAGCATCGACCAGTTGCGCATGAGCAACAAGCTGGACAGCCTGCTGCCGCAGCCGGCGACGCCGGCGCTCACGCCCGCACCCGGCAAGATCGCCCACAACGACGTGCCGCCGGCGCCGTTGCCGGCATCCGCCGCACAATGA